One region of Vitis vinifera cultivar Pinot Noir 40024 chromosome 1, ASM3070453v1 genomic DNA includes:
- the LOC100251346 gene encoding GDSL esterase/lipase 7 translates to MPETIFSFGVRGRTYDMGFSFMYFLLVCIFQCFFVPLVASQGQLAPALFIFGDSFFDSGNNNNRKTLAKANYPPYGIDFPSGVTGRFSNGLIITDYFALSLGLQISPPFLETEESVMKNFLEGFNYASASAGILPETGSALGGNLCMTKQVKLFRKTVRDYIPLHFTSSNELSNHLSKSIFAILIGGNDYANNYLQPQQYNSSSLYNPKQFGELLVKELGNHLKELYYLGARKFVVFEIAAIGCFPAILNKVKPKTRCVEDTNKLVSIFNKKLANELNLLSTILEGSTFTKAESYRLTYNMLKHPARYGLNETRNPCCMVGDNGTGPCIPNKRPCQDRDSHLFWDSFHPTQAVHKAIGSQCFNATGLCTPFNILQLTQKS, encoded by the exons ATGCCTGAGACGATTTTCTCTTTTGGTGTCAGGGGCAGGACATATGATATGGGATTTTCGTTCATGTATTTTCTCCTTGTCTGTATATTTCAATgtttcttcgtacccttggtgGCATCTCAAGGCCAGCTTGCCCCAGCTTTATTCATATTTGGTGACTCCTTCTTTGATAGTGGCAACAATAACAACCGCAAAACACTTGCGAAAGCAAATTATCCGCCTTATGGCATAGATTTCCCAAGTGGAGTCACGGGCAGATTCTCAAACGGCCTTATAATTACCGATTACTTCG CTCTCTCTCTTGGGTTGCAAATATCTCCTCCATTCTTGGAAACCGAAGAGAGTGTGATGAAAAACTTCTTAGAGGGTTTTAATTATGCATCCGCTTCAGCTGGAATCCTCCCTGAAACTGGAAGTGCTTTG GGAGGGAACTTATGCATGACGAAACAGGTCAAGTTGTTCAGAAAGACAGTTCGAGATTATATACCACTACACTTTACAAGTTCAAATGAGCTATCAAATCACTTGTCAAAGTCCATCTTTGCAATTCTTATAGGAGGCAATGACTATGCCAATAATTACCTCCAACCTCAACAATACAACAGTAGCAGCCTGTACAACCCCAAACAATTTGGGGAGCTCCTTGTAAAGGAGCTGGGAAACCATTTGAAG GAACTATACTATTTGGGTGCCAGGAAATTTGTAGTGTTTGAGATCGCCGCAATTGGTTGTTTTCCAGCTATACTGAACAAAGTTAAACCGAAAACTCGATGCGTGGAGGATACAAATAAGTTAGTGTCCATTTTCAACAAGAAGCTAGCAAATGAGCTTAATCTCCTAAGCACCATTCTTGAAGGTTCAACATTCACAAAGGCAGAATCATATAGATTAACCTACAACATGTTGAAGCATCCTGCTCGTTATG GACTGAATGAAACAAGAAATCCATGTTGCATGGTTGGAGACAATGGAACTGGACCATGCATCCCAAATAAAAGGCCTTGCCAAGACAGGGACTCCCATCTCTTTTGGGACTCATTTCACCCCACCCAAGCGGTACACAAGGCTATTGGAAGCCAATGTTTCAATGCTACTGGCCTTTGCACTCCCTTCAATATTCTCCAACTCACTCAAAAGTCCTGA